The nucleotide sequence GTATTATGGTAATGCCTGCATCGATAGCCTCCTGGGTCCTTCCAATCTGAAGAAGTTCCGAACCCGACATGCTTGAAGAAAGGTCAACCATGTCTGTAGAGGTTCTGACTGCCGCATCTGTCACGATATGATTGAAATCGTCCCAGCTGCAATTCACAGCAACATCGGCCTTCGTGAGAACCCTGTCTATGTCGTCACTGACCCTGAAATCCAGTTTTCTCCCCGAAATCTTATCGGAACCTATTGAACGAATCATCGAATCTATCCGGCGTTCGTCGATGTCAGCTATCAGCACCGTATCGAACGCATTCATGTCAGCCAGTACTCTTGAAACCACGTTACCTATTCCCCCCGCACCTCCCAAAACTGCAGCAGTAGCCATAAGAAATCATTCCTGATCGTCCAATGTTCTATCGGCACTATAAGCCATTTTTTATTTATTCTTTGTCCAGATGACGCGCTGTTTCATATTTTGTATTAAATCGTGCATTTTCTCCAATCTCTGTTGGCAAATATGGCATTTGTTGCATAACAGTCCGCAGACATAGACAGCATCCTGAAAATCTGCAAATACAGTAAGCCTTGGGAAGTGTCATGCTCCTTGCAGCAATCCAGTTTCCTGGAGTGCTCTTCAATTCAAAAAATTTTCATTCAGGCAGCAGAAGATACTCCCTCTGTTTAGATGTTTCAGAACGGTGAGAGGCAAGGCGGCAACGTAAAGCACGAGTGCTCCATTTGATTTCGGAGGTTTCATAATGAGGTATGCTGATGCTTGAACGGTCAAATCATCTGCAAACTATGCAGTTACATCAGGATTTCTCTTGCGAAAGTTAAAGTTTTGCTTGCAGTATCCAGCTCCAGACGCCAAAGCAAAATGGGATTTCAACAGTCGATATATTTTAATGCGAGACAGTAATACGCAAAACCAGTGAAGCTGTCAGACCGGGCACGCAAGAACGGCATAGACTACAGGACGGCCTACAGGCTTTATCGTTCTGGCAGATTTCCAGGACCTACCGGGCAGTTGGCAACGGGAACAAAACTTGTCCATGAACCTGAGCCGGGACATGCACCTGCGGAAAGGGTTGTGCTGTATGCCCGTGTGTCATCCGCCGACCGGAAGAGCGGCACCGGCAGGCAGATGAAAAGACTGGAGGACTATGCAGCGGCGCGTGGATCGCACGCCGGTGCGGAAATATCTGAAATCGGTTCGGGGCTCAACAGGCTGAAGAAAGGAAATCTCTCATGGATGTATGAGATATCCAAGTGTGCACCGCAGGAGGCACTGCGCGATCTCGACAGTGCATTCACCCGGTTCTTTGACGGTAATGCCGATTTCCCGAAATTCAAGTCGAAAAAGCACGGCT is from Candidatus Sysuiplasma jiujiangense and encodes:
- a CDS encoding recombinase family protein, whose product is MKLSDRARKNGIDYRTAYRLYRSGRFPGPTGQLATGTKLVHEPEPGHAPAERVVLYARVSSADRKSGTGRQMKRLEDYAAARGSHAGAEISEIGSGLNRLKKGNLSWMYEISKCAPQEALRDLDSAFTRFFDGNADFPKFKSKKHGCGSFRLTGAMKAQGYSIQLPCIGTMSLKENGCLPADGHIPSTTVSERGGRWFVSLAVIEEHTVPENSGSICGVDLGVKNL